The following proteins are encoded in a genomic region of Gemmatimonadaceae bacterium:
- the nikC gene encoding nickel transporter permease, producing MQREDIVHRSDRLATIGLALVAVFALGAVAAPIIATHDPTAIDAARQLEEPGWAHLLGTDNLGRDIYSRLVYGSRWSLGTVAISTALIMSIGVAVGTAAGYFGGLIDEILMRVVDVLLAFPSLLLALAIAGMIGPGITSVIAALVSVWWASYARIVRGLVLALREREFITAARGLGARDSHIVVRHVLPNILAPVAVLATVEMGELILAVAALGFLGLGAQPPVPEWGTMVNDARPFLLSTPRLMIYPGLAIALAVIGFNLLGDGLRDRLDPRTRRGFPVQ from the coding sequence GTGCAGAGAGAAGATATCGTGCATCGCTCTGACCGCCTTGCCACGATTGGCCTTGCACTTGTGGCTGTCTTCGCATTGGGCGCAGTGGCCGCACCGATTATCGCTACTCACGACCCGACTGCGATCGACGCGGCGCGCCAGCTGGAAGAACCGGGCTGGGCGCACCTGCTGGGAACGGACAACCTCGGCCGTGATATCTACAGCCGACTTGTTTACGGGTCTCGCTGGTCGCTTGGCACCGTAGCCATTTCCACCGCCCTGATAATGTCGATTGGAGTGGCCGTCGGAACAGCGGCAGGTTATTTCGGCGGTTTGATCGACGAAATTCTCATGCGGGTCGTAGACGTTCTGCTCGCGTTCCCAAGCCTGCTGCTCGCCCTCGCCATCGCGGGCATGATCGGGCCGGGAATCACCAGCGTGATAGCTGCGCTCGTGAGTGTCTGGTGGGCGAGCTATGCCAGGATTGTTCGTGGACTGGTACTGGCTTTGCGCGAGCGGGAGTTCATTACCGCGGCGCGCGGCCTCGGCGCCCGTGATTCGCACATCGTCGTGCGCCATGTGCTTCCGAACATCCTCGCGCCCGTCGCGGTACTTGCGACAGTCGAAATGGGCGAGCTGATACTGGCGGTAGCCGCACTCGGTTTCCTTGGGCTGGGCGCGCAGCCGCCTGTTCCCGAGTGGGGGACGATGGTGAATGATGCGCGACCGTTTCTTCTGTCTACGCCCCGGTTGATGATCTACCCCGGACTGGCGATTGCTCTTGCAGTGATTGGCTTCAACCTCCTTGGTGATGGCCTCAGGGACCGGCTTGATCCGCGAACGCGGCGGGGGTTTCCAGTGCAATGA